A region of uncultured Carboxylicivirga sp. DNA encodes the following proteins:
- a CDS encoding SDR family oxidoreductase — MVKTALITGGAKRLGKSMAEFLAAKGWNVIIHANNSIDVAQQLALDLHTKYPKQKFKAEKFNLSDWKNATVFIDDILINHSQIDLLINNASKYSPGKLIETNKELLEEMMAIHYYSPLLLSKQLAVNTKSFSIVNILDSAIVNNQTDHSIYLMAKKSLAEFTKMAAVEWAPNIRVNAIAPGPVLPVEGKSQEVFNKVVKKTPLQTKVDLNSILSTLHFLIENHNVTGQIMFCDSGQHLI, encoded by the coding sequence ATGGTAAAAACAGCTTTAATAACAGGTGGAGCGAAAAGGCTTGGAAAAAGCATGGCTGAATTTCTTGCTGCTAAAGGTTGGAATGTTATTATTCATGCTAATAATAGTATTGATGTAGCACAACAATTGGCTCTTGATCTTCATACTAAATATCCAAAACAGAAATTTAAAGCTGAAAAATTTAATTTGTCAGATTGGAAAAATGCAACAGTATTTATTGATGATATATTAATAAATCATTCGCAAATTGATTTGCTGATTAATAATGCAAGCAAATACTCTCCGGGTAAACTGATAGAGACAAACAAGGAATTGTTGGAAGAAATGATGGCGATACATTATTATTCTCCATTATTGTTGTCGAAGCAGTTGGCGGTAAATACGAAGTCCTTCTCAATAGTGAATATTTTGGATTCTGCTATTGTTAATAATCAAACTGATCACAGTATTTATTTAATGGCAAAAAAGAGCCTGGCTGAATTTACAAAGATGGCTGCCGTTGAATGGGCTCCCAATATCAGAGTTAATGCAATTGCGCCAGGACCAGTCTTACCCGTTGAAGGTAAAAGTCAGGAAGTATTTAATAAAGTTGTAAAGAAAACACCTTTGCAAACAAAGGTTGATTTGAATTCAATTCTATCGACTTTGCATTTTCTGATTGAGAATCATAATGTAACAGGGCAGATAATGTTTTGTGATTCCGGACAACATTTAATCTAG
- a CDS encoding FolB domain-containing protein: MGTLKIKNLLLRTCVGFNPHEIGKRQDININIIIKYNTTTEEQSDDPKDALDYRALTKEIISKVENTQFNLIEALGRLVLDSIMANERVEFAEVEIDKLHALRFSESVSITLSQSR; the protein is encoded by the coding sequence ATGGGTACACTCAAAATAAAAAACTTATTATTAAGAACATGTGTTGGTTTTAACCCGCATGAGATCGGTAAACGTCAGGATATAAATATCAATATTATAATAAAATACAATACTACAACCGAAGAACAATCGGATGATCCTAAAGATGCGCTTGACTATCGCGCACTAACTAAAGAAATCATTTCTAAAGTTGAAAACACCCAATTCAATTTAATAGAAGCATTAGGGCGTTTGGTTTTAGATAGTATTATGGCAAACGAAAGAGTTGAATTTGCTGAAGTTGAAATTGATAAACTACATGCTCTCCGATTTTCAGAAAGTGTTTCTATTACTTTATCTCAATCCAGGTAA
- the folK gene encoding 2-amino-4-hydroxy-6-hydroxymethyldihydropteridine diphosphokinase, giving the protein MVHTAIIGLGSNINPNENIHRALEFLKRIADVKKISKIVITKPIGITDQPDFHNGAVLINTIHEEDMLKLQLKAIEDQLGRDRSRPKFGPREIDLDIVVFDNMVVDEDYHQRDFLQEVVDSIWL; this is encoded by the coding sequence ATGGTGCATACTGCAATTATAGGATTAGGTTCAAATATTAATCCGAATGAAAATATTCATCGGGCTTTGGAATTTCTAAAGCGAATTGCAGATGTTAAGAAAATATCTAAAATAGTAATTACCAAACCTATTGGTATAACTGATCAGCCTGATTTTCACAATGGTGCAGTATTAATCAACACCATACATGAAGAAGATATGTTAAAACTTCAGCTAAAAGCAATTGAAGATCAACTTGGACGTGATCGTTCACGACCTAAATTTGGGCCAAGAGAAATTGATCTGGACATAGTTGTTTTTGATAATATGGTTGTTGACGAAGATTATCATCAACGTGATTTTCTACAAGAAGTTGTTGATAGTATCTGGTTATAG
- a CDS encoding TonB-dependent receptor has product MKKVLLVLSLLVIVGLQALIAQTTDITGVVTDEADGSAIPGVSVFVKGTTIGTVTRVDGSYSLSVPNDATTLVFSFVGMKTQEILIEGRSVIKVVMVSDALGVEEVLVIAYGTAKKESLTGSAAVIGEKQIESRSFSSVAQVLTGSTTGLQTTAGSGQPGSSPDIRIRGIGTLNTSADPLIILDGIEYSGSLASINPGDISSMTVLKDASSTALYGSRAANGVIIITTKKGNKGDENMKVNIKAQAGLINHALPYYESVNAKDYYELQAEAFAQARFQAGTASTIEESRGYAYENIYSQLRYNPFVGVANDAILGSDGKINPNATVGLPDLDWYDAAKQQGYRQNYDLSLSGGSKKTSYFYSIGYLDERGYVIKSDYERFTTRLNIDFDAKDWLQLGTSLNATLVNSNIGSSNSATYSNPWRNARMTAPIYPVYLVDQTTGEYILDGAGEKQYDDGSEYSRPINQGRNAIAELNWNSDDFKRNEFGNRSYAKITFMPGLTATINAGVDIQNYQYKGFENEKIGDGAPTGRMDETRYTRTVINFNQLLNYEKSINDVHNFSVLVGHESFSRKYTYQRGFKNQFIVSGIYELNNFVNTSTNTSYTTDKTLEGYLSRVKYNYDNKYYIEGSFRRDGSSAFHKDVRWGNFYSVGGSWRIDQEQFMNSVDWVNSLKIRASYGEVGNDDTGDYGYQALYETFPNAENPGIKWSTVGNTALTWEVNKTFDIATDFALFNRVNGTVEWYNRKSDDLLYSMPLASSMGLLEQPRNIAAMVNSGLEITLEGDIFRNSDFTWNLSLMGSTIKNEITSIPDPFVDDYNHRWSEGHSIYDFWLRKYYDVDPEDGATRFHVWEDVANEDGVVTGTQLSYDENGDPVLTKDMNEAGYGYVGATAFPKLQGSIGNNFRFKGFNLNVLLTYSLGGKMLDGIYQGMLIATAGESLHPDVKNSWMNPGDVTDFPRLQYSNSHLYATSDYFLISSDYLNIRNVTLSYDFSKQLLNNWGIGQLSVFLTGENLHLFTARKGMNPTFNFEGSQDEFAYSPSRSFILGFNLQF; this is encoded by the coding sequence ATGAAGAAAGTTCTACTTGTACTTTCGTTATTGGTTATTGTTGGTTTGCAGGCATTAATTGCCCAGACTACAGATATAACCGGAGTTGTAACTGATGAAGCAGACGGTAGTGCTATACCGGGTGTATCAGTTTTTGTTAAAGGAACTACTATTGGAACCGTTACCAGGGTAGACGGTAGTTATAGTTTGTCAGTTCCAAATGATGCCACTACTTTAGTGTTTTCTTTTGTTGGAATGAAAACTCAGGAAATCCTGATTGAAGGCCGTTCTGTAATAAAAGTAGTAATGGTTTCCGATGCTTTAGGTGTTGAAGAAGTTTTGGTTATTGCTTATGGAACAGCGAAAAAAGAATCTTTAACCGGTTCTGCAGCTGTGATTGGGGAAAAGCAAATTGAATCCCGTTCTTTTTCTTCAGTTGCACAGGTTCTTACAGGATCAACAACAGGTCTTCAAACTACAGCTGGATCAGGTCAACCTGGTAGCTCACCTGATATTCGTATTCGTGGTATTGGAACACTTAATACTTCAGCTGATCCACTTATTATTTTAGACGGGATTGAGTACTCTGGTAGTCTTGCCAGTATTAATCCTGGAGACATTTCTTCTATGACTGTATTGAAGGATGCTTCATCAACGGCTCTTTATGGTTCTCGTGCTGCAAATGGTGTAATAATTATAACCACCAAAAAGGGAAACAAGGGTGATGAAAATATGAAAGTCAACATAAAAGCTCAGGCTGGTTTGATTAATCATGCCCTTCCTTACTACGAATCAGTAAATGCAAAAGATTATTATGAATTGCAGGCTGAAGCATTTGCACAAGCCAGATTTCAGGCAGGTACGGCAAGCACAATAGAAGAATCAAGAGGCTATGCATATGAAAATATTTATTCTCAGTTGAGATATAATCCTTTTGTTGGAGTTGCCAATGATGCTATTTTAGGTTCAGATGGTAAAATCAATCCGAATGCTACTGTTGGGCTGCCAGATCTTGATTGGTATGATGCTGCTAAACAACAAGGGTACAGACAAAATTATGATCTTAGTCTGAGTGGAGGTAGTAAGAAAACAAGTTATTTTTATTCCATCGGGTATTTGGACGAAAGAGGTTATGTAATCAAATCTGATTATGAGCGTTTTACTACGCGTTTAAATATCGACTTTGATGCTAAAGATTGGTTACAATTAGGTACCAGTTTAAATGCCACACTTGTTAATAGTAATATCGGATCATCAAATTCTGCTACTTACTCCAATCCATGGAGAAATGCCAGAATGACGGCACCTATTTATCCAGTTTATTTGGTTGATCAGACTACTGGAGAGTATATCCTTGACGGAGCTGGGGAAAAACAATACGATGATGGATCAGAGTATTCAAGACCAATTAACCAGGGACGAAATGCGATTGCTGAATTAAACTGGAATAGTGATGATTTCAAAAGAAATGAATTTGGTAACAGATCTTATGCGAAAATTACTTTCATGCCAGGTTTGACTGCAACTATTAATGCTGGTGTTGATATTCAGAACTATCAATATAAAGGTTTTGAGAATGAGAAAATAGGAGACGGTGCGCCAACTGGTCGAATGGATGAAACTCGTTACACCAGAACTGTAATTAACTTCAACCAACTTCTTAATTATGAAAAATCGATCAATGATGTTCATAATTTCTCAGTACTTGTTGGTCATGAATCATTTTCAAGAAAATATACTTACCAAAGAGGATTTAAGAACCAATTTATTGTTAGTGGTATTTATGAGTTGAATAATTTTGTAAATACTTCAACTAATACAAGTTATACAACAGATAAAACTTTAGAGGGTTATCTTTCCAGAGTAAAGTATAACTATGATAATAAATACTATATTGAAGGTTCTTTCCGTCGTGATGGTTCTTCAGCTTTCCATAAAGATGTACGTTGGGGTAATTTCTACTCGGTTGGAGGTAGCTGGAGGATTGATCAGGAACAATTCATGAATTCAGTGGATTGGGTGAATAGTCTGAAAATTAGGGCGTCTTACGGTGAAGTTGGAAACGACGATACAGGAGACTACGGTTATCAGGCTCTTTATGAAACCTTCCCTAATGCAGAGAACCCGGGTATAAAATGGAGTACGGTTGGAAATACAGCCTTAACTTGGGAGGTAAATAAGACCTTTGATATTGCTACGGATTTTGCATTGTTTAATAGAGTAAATGGTACGGTTGAATGGTATAATCGTAAATCAGATGACCTACTATACAGTATGCCTTTGGCTTCTTCCATGGGATTGCTTGAGCAGCCTCGTAACATTGCAGCCATGGTGAATAGTGGTTTAGAAATTACGTTGGAAGGTGATATTTTTAGAAACTCAGATTTTACATGGAACCTTAGCCTGATGGGTTCAACTATAAAAAATGAAATAACTTCAATACCTGACCCTTTTGTTGATGATTATAATCATAGATGGTCAGAAGGTCATTCTATCTATGATTTTTGGTTAAGAAAATATTATGATGTAGATCCTGAAGATGGTGCAACCAGATTTCACGTTTGGGAGGATGTAGCTAATGAAGATGGAGTTGTAACAGGAACACAACTATCATATGATGAGAACGGTGATCCTGTGCTGACTAAAGATATGAATGAAGCCGGGTATGGTTATGTAGGAGCAACGGCATTTCCTAAATTACAAGGTTCAATAGGAAATAACTTTAGATTTAAAGGTTTTAATTTGAATGTGTTATTAACATACTCATTGGGTGGTAAAATGTTGGATGGTATTTATCAGGGTATGCTTATTGCAACAGCAGGTGAATCTTTACATCCTGATGTAAAAAATTCATGGATGAATCCGGGAGATGTAACTGATTTTCCAAGATTACAATATTCAAACTCGCATTTGTATGCAACATCTGATTACTTCTTGATCTCTTCTGATTATTTAAATATTAGAAACGTAACATTAAGTTATGACTTTTCTAAACAACTTTTAAATAATTGGGGCATAGGGCAATTAAGTGTGTTTTTAACCGGTGAGAATTTACACTTGTTCACTGCCAGAAAAGGAATGAACCCAACCTTCAATTTTGAAGGATCGCAGGATGAGTTTGCTTATAGCCCAAGCAGATCTTTCATTTTAGGTTTTAATTTGCAGTTTTAA
- a CDS encoding RagB/SusD family nutrient uptake outer membrane protein, translating into MKIKYKFLPISLIFALVLGLSSCSEDYLQVFPTDSVSTEIALGSTDNMMLAINGIHRAMYAQNGYISYYAGQQFMIPTAEYAAGDALHSAVGNGWFNAMLKWTMHTNATRSDLEYVWFFNYNIIGSVNNIINAADGLQESDDLNNILGQAYTYRAWAHFNLVRFFGKAYMIGNPSTDLGVPIMLATEPPYEGLPRNTVQEVYNQIKADLESAINHFESAPEREQYDLSQLNIDVAKGIAARVYLTIGDWANAEKFANEARQDYSLMSEAEYKSGFNEIKNPEWMWGSEMITDQTSYFYSYFYYCSNNFNGSQNRSNPKFMNHNLYNLMSDTDYRRDLILKDCPSTFDAWDAGANAGRYASKEEYTAAVAEYRTIVNNGSSHNMVPYMHIKLSQSDGPTTSPMDVLHMRAAEMYLIQAEAEARQNKSGEAQTTLFELVSARDAGYVKSTNTGQALVDEVLVQRRIELFLEGHRWFDMLRNDEELDLTGSGASADLYLTGYQQAKPSENPQWLFLIPQGEIDANSNMVQNKY; encoded by the coding sequence ATGAAGATAAAATATAAATTTCTACCAATATCACTAATCTTTGCGTTAGTACTGGGTTTAAGCTCGTGTAGTGAAGATTACTTGCAAGTTTTTCCTACCGATTCAGTATCAACAGAGATTGCATTAGGATCAACAGATAACATGATGTTGGCCATAAATGGTATTCATCGTGCTATGTATGCTCAAAATGGGTATATTAGTTACTATGCCGGACAACAGTTTATGATTCCAACAGCTGAATACGCGGCGGGTGATGCATTACACTCTGCAGTGGGAAATGGTTGGTTTAATGCCATGTTGAAATGGACCATGCATACAAATGCTACCAGATCTGATTTGGAATATGTATGGTTTTTTAACTATAATATAATTGGATCAGTTAATAATATTATTAATGCTGCAGACGGGCTTCAGGAGTCGGATGATTTAAATAATATTTTAGGACAGGCATATACTTATCGTGCTTGGGCTCATTTTAACCTGGTTCGTTTCTTTGGTAAGGCATACATGATTGGTAATCCATCTACTGATTTAGGGGTACCTATTATGCTGGCTACAGAACCTCCTTATGAAGGCTTGCCACGTAATACCGTTCAGGAAGTTTATAACCAAATCAAAGCTGATCTTGAATCTGCAATTAACCATTTTGAATCAGCTCCTGAAAGAGAACAATATGATTTATCTCAACTAAATATAGATGTTGCAAAAGGTATTGCAGCAAGAGTTTATTTAACCATTGGTGATTGGGCAAATGCAGAAAAGTTTGCCAACGAAGCTCGTCAGGACTATTCTCTTATGAGCGAAGCAGAATATAAATCAGGTTTTAATGAGATAAAGAATCCGGAATGGATGTGGGGATCTGAAATGATTACGGATCAGACTTCTTATTTTTATTCATATTTCTACTATTGTTCGAATAACTTTAATGGTTCACAAAATAGAAGTAATCCTAAATTTATGAATCATAATCTGTATAATTTAATGTCGGATACAGATTATCGCAGAGATTTGATTTTGAAGGATTGTCCAAGTACTTTTGATGCATGGGATGCTGGAGCAAATGCAGGAAGATATGCCAGTAAAGAAGAGTATACTGCTGCTGTTGCAGAATATCGTACAATAGTTAACAATGGAAGTTCGCATAATATGGTTCCATATATGCATATCAAATTGTCGCAATCAGATGGTCCAACCACCAGTCCTATGGATGTACTTCATATGAGAGCGGCTGAAATGTACTTGATTCAGGCAGAAGCTGAAGCTCGTCAGAATAAAAGTGGTGAAGCTCAGACTACCTTATTTGAATTGGTATCAGCAAGAGATGCAGGATATGTTAAATCAACAAATACTGGACAAGCTTTGGTTGACGAAGTTTTAGTTCAAAGACGTATTGAATTGTTCTTAGAAGGTCATCGTTGGTTCGACATGCTGAGAAATGATGAGGAACTAGATTTAACAGGAAGTGGTGCAAGTGCTGACCTATATTTGACAGGTTATCAGCAGGCTAAACCAAGTGAGAATCCTCAGTGGCTGTTCCTAATTCCTCAAGGGGAAATAGATGCTAATTCAAATATGGTTCAGAATAAGTACTAA
- a CDS encoding tetratricopeptide repeat-containing sensor histidine kinase: protein MCLRIPTNRVFCLFLLLLIVPISTILKAQTDQVNELQGKLKNASAKEQVDIYNQLSKTYLYSDPQMAIKYARQALQLAIQHKDKKGEAEAYNNLGMGYYFVNDYEQLLVSYRKSLSSYRDIGDNRSMSKLSTTYFRLKQSEKALKSYKRSLNLYIKEKDWKNITETYKQMADVYKNIADYRMALSYYKQALDLVEDREDEEKQSDRVRLLGEIGEIFFYEEQYDTALVYYHRMETILDEMGDHRSKSILQSNIANAYFYKGDLDESFKTYLQVLDYQIEHNEHWEAAMSLLHIGMIYSEWKDFKNAIKSHKQSLALAQSINQANDLIRDNYLALSQIYEELNDFKKAYEYRILYSKLSESVMMEENVSNFVDVWGLQELEEKKKENEILQAKNKNYLLELEKENLVRWRLLFGSTILIISILVFVIYYRYYLKREENKNLEKRIAEALKKQEEQQQIIMHQSSLTSLGELAAGIAHEINQPIQNISLSTESIKYELSEESPNKGFINQSVEEIFEDIVRVRQIVDHIRIFSSGQKDEVEEEFDVSECVKSAVSMIGNQYANHHIKLGLNLADKLPLVLGNPHRLEQVIHNLLSNARDAVEERKMKEENLQMEVNIKTHSDPKQVYLEIIDNGIGIQPNRKTDIFLPFVTSKQLGKGTGLGLSISYSLIKEMNGRIEVESQRGKGTRMIVVLPVFDKK from the coding sequence ATGTGTCTGAGGATTCCAACCAACAGAGTATTTTGCTTGTTTCTTTTACTATTGATTGTTCCAATATCAACGATATTAAAGGCTCAAACTGATCAGGTTAATGAGTTACAAGGAAAGCTGAAAAATGCTTCTGCGAAGGAACAGGTGGATATTTATAATCAACTTTCCAAAACTTATCTATACAGCGATCCGCAAATGGCCATCAAATATGCCAGACAAGCTTTACAACTGGCTATTCAGCATAAAGATAAAAAAGGTGAAGCTGAGGCATATAATAATCTGGGAATGGGTTACTATTTTGTCAATGATTATGAGCAGCTTTTAGTGTCTTATCGAAAATCGTTAAGTTCATACAGAGACATTGGTGATAACAGAAGTATGAGTAAGCTTTCAACTACTTATTTCAGATTAAAACAGTCGGAAAAAGCATTGAAAAGTTATAAGCGTTCGCTAAATCTTTATATAAAAGAAAAGGATTGGAAGAATATTACTGAGACTTATAAACAGATGGCAGATGTTTATAAGAACATTGCAGATTATAGAATGGCACTCTCGTACTACAAACAGGCCCTCGATTTGGTGGAAGATAGAGAAGATGAAGAAAAACAGAGTGATCGGGTTAGATTACTGGGCGAGATTGGCGAGATCTTCTTTTATGAGGAACAGTATGATACTGCTTTAGTTTATTATCATAGAATGGAAACAATTCTAGATGAAATGGGAGACCATCGGAGCAAATCCATTTTGCAAAGTAATATCGCAAATGCCTACTTCTATAAAGGAGACTTGGATGAATCATTCAAAACATACCTTCAGGTGCTTGATTATCAAATTGAGCACAATGAGCATTGGGAAGCCGCAATGAGCCTGTTGCATATTGGAATGATTTATTCAGAATGGAAAGATTTTAAAAATGCTATAAAAAGCCATAAACAAAGTTTGGCTTTGGCTCAAAGTATTAATCAGGCAAATGACCTTATCAGGGATAATTATCTTGCATTATCACAGATATATGAAGAGTTAAACGATTTTAAGAAAGCTTATGAATACCGGATATTATACTCAAAATTATCGGAGTCGGTGATGATGGAAGAAAATGTCAGCAATTTTGTTGATGTATGGGGGCTGCAGGAATTGGAGGAAAAAAAGAAGGAAAATGAAATACTACAGGCGAAGAATAAGAACTATTTATTAGAGTTGGAGAAGGAAAACCTGGTTCGATGGAGACTTTTATTCGGGTCTACTATCCTGATAATTTCGATTTTGGTCTTTGTAATTTATTATCGTTACTATCTGAAACGAGAAGAAAATAAAAACCTGGAAAAAAGAATTGCTGAAGCTTTAAAGAAACAGGAGGAACAGCAACAAATAATTATGCATCAGTCCAGTCTTACCTCTTTGGGAGAATTAGCTGCCGGAATAGCTCATGAAATCAATCAACCCATCCAGAATATATCGTTATCGACCGAGAGTATTAAATATGAACTATCGGAAGAAAGTCCTAACAAGGGTTTTATCAACCAATCGGTCGAAGAAATATTTGAAGATATTGTCAGAGTAAGGCAGATTGTTGATCATATCAGAATTTTTAGCAGTGGTCAGAAAGATGAAGTAGAAGAAGAATTTGATGTTAGTGAATGTGTGAAGAGTGCAGTTTCGATGATTGGTAATCAATATGCCAATCATCACATTAAACTTGGTCTTAATTTGGCTGATAAGCTTCCATTAGTTTTGGGGAATCCGCATCGATTGGAACAGGTTATTCATAATTTATTGTCCAATGCAAGAGATGCGGTTGAAGAGCGGAAAATGAAGGAAGAAAATCTTCAAATGGAAGTGAACATTAAGACGCATTCAGATCCAAAACAGGTATATCTTGAAATAATTGATAATGGCATTGGTATACAGCCTAATCGAAAAACTGATATTTTTCTTCCATTTGTAACAAGTAAACAACTGGGTAAAGGAACTGGATTAGGACTATCTATCTCCTATAGCTTAATAAAAGAAATGAATGGCAGGATTGAAGTAGAAAGTCAGCGAGGTAAGGGAACACGAATGATCGTCGTCTTACCTGTTTTTGATAAAAAGTAA
- a CDS encoding sigma-54 dependent transcriptional regulator, producing the protein MNRLKVLILDDESRITEKLKYHLEKRNFEVTTANTPKEGLVKLSEEKPGVLILDVMLPGMNGLDILEKVKGEYPNLEIIMISGYGDMDMVIQAMRKGASDFIRKPFQIMDIQLAIERTEKFLAMQSKLEEAEDREELVSKELESMIEKDFIGESPQIKKVLKMALKAAEDGDVNVLVTGENGTGKEIISRIIHYGSPRKKKVFAPVNSSAIPATLLESEFFGHVKGAFTDAKEEKKGYFELANKGTLFLDEIADMPYSLQAKLLRAIEENKIKRVGSNQEITVDVRIISATNKNIELLIEDNEFRIDLFHRINTIEINIPPLRDRKEDIRPLLNHFVESFARKKGKTKPGISEALILKLEQYHFPGNVRELRNMVERAMILSDNDTLQPEDFLIKGDATPKIEKVVSTGGLNLDENERTLIEQALKESDLNQTKAATLLGISRDAMKRKIKKFGIEIIKDLQ; encoded by the coding sequence ATGAACAGACTGAAAGTGCTAATACTTGATGATGAATCAAGGATCACCGAGAAGCTTAAATATCATCTTGAGAAAAGAAATTTTGAAGTAACAACCGCTAATACTCCCAAAGAGGGATTGGTCAAGTTAAGTGAAGAAAAGCCGGGAGTACTCATCTTGGATGTAATGCTTCCGGGAATGAATGGTTTGGATATACTTGAAAAAGTAAAGGGAGAATATCCAAATCTTGAAATCATCATGATAAGTGGATATGGCGATATGGATATGGTAATACAAGCCATGCGTAAAGGAGCTTCTGACTTTATTCGCAAACCCTTTCAGATAATGGATATTCAACTGGCTATTGAACGTACAGAAAAGTTTTTGGCTATGCAGTCAAAGCTGGAGGAAGCTGAAGACCGGGAAGAATTAGTTTCGAAGGAACTGGAGAGCATGATTGAAAAAGATTTTATCGGAGAAAGTCCTCAGATTAAAAAAGTGTTGAAAATGGCACTAAAAGCAGCTGAAGATGGTGATGTGAATGTGCTTGTTACAGGAGAAAACGGAACAGGAAAAGAGATTATATCCAGAATTATACATTATGGAAGTCCACGTAAAAAGAAGGTTTTTGCACCAGTAAATAGTTCAGCCATTCCGGCAACTTTGCTCGAGAGTGAATTTTTTGGTCATGTGAAAGGTGCTTTTACGGATGCCAAGGAGGAGAAGAAGGGGTATTTCGAACTGGCAAATAAAGGAACGCTCTTCCTGGATGAGATTGCAGATATGCCTTATTCGTTGCAGGCTAAGCTATTAAGAGCTATAGAAGAAAATAAGATTAAACGAGTAGGTAGTAATCAGGAAATAACTGTTGATGTAAGAATCATTTCAGCTACCAACAAGAATATTGAACTGTTGATTGAGGATAACGAGTTTAGAATTGACCTGTTTCATCGTATTAATACCATAGAGATTAATATACCGCCGCTTAGGGATAGGAAAGAGGATATTCGTCCTTTATTAAATCATTTTGTTGAGAGTTTTGCCCGTAAAAAAGGAAAAACTAAACCAGGGATTTCTGAAGCTTTGATTTTAAAATTGGAACAGTATCATTTCCCGGGAAATGTTCGTGAATTACGTAATATGGTAGAACGAGCCATGATTCTGTCTGATAATGATACTTTGCAACCGGAAGATTTTCTTATTAAAGGTGATGCAACTCCTAAGATTGAAAAAGTTGTCTCAACCGGAGGATTAAACCTGGATGAAAATGAAAGAACTTTGATCGAACAAGCATTGAAAGAGTCTGATTTAAATCAAACGAAAGCTGCCACTTTGCTGGGTATCAGCAGGGATGCGATGAAGCGAAAGATTAAAAAGTTCGGTATAGAAATTATTAAAGACCTGCAATAA